In one window of Methanolobus mangrovi DNA:
- a CDS encoding metal-binding protein, giving the protein MPDGKTHDTINAAVLLTVIFGLYYLIWKEIAIASVYLNTYMILAFSVSYLFATFFLSPDLDINSKPYKRWGFLRIIWWPYKVAFKHRGFSHHPIIGPLSIVLNLAIVVIALLLIGGVDLHKIPLSFIIAATTGMVLSMEVHIISDNIISKIKSIF; this is encoded by the coding sequence ATGCCTGATGGAAAAACCCATGACACAATAAACGCTGCAGTACTGCTGACAGTTATATTCGGCCTTTATTACCTTATATGGAAAGAAATTGCCATAGCTTCCGTTTATCTGAACACTTACATGATATTGGCATTTTCTGTGTCCTATTTGTTTGCAACGTTCTTCCTGAGTCCGGACCTCGATATAAACAGTAAACCCTACAAAAGATGGGGTTTCCTCAGGATAATCTGGTGGCCTTACAAGGTTGCATTCAAACACAGGGGATTCTCACATCATCCGATTATTGGTCCCCTGTCAATAGTGCTAAATCTTGCAATTGTAGTGATTGCATTGCTCTTAATTGGTGGTGTTGATCTTCATAAAATACCTTTGAGCTTCATTATAGCAGCCACTACGGGGATGGTTCTGTCAATGGAGGTTCATATAATATCAGACAATATTATCTCAAAGATAAAAAGTATTTTTTAA
- a CDS encoding NosD domain-containing protein → MGVDIMIAIRGKFVMALFLFLLIVNISAAATITVDDDPGKDYTTIQEAINAANDTDTILVYPGTYIENVMVNRSVSITSQSGNPDDTIVEAADGFDNAFNVTIGDVLIMGFNITGVDVGPSCGVYVSDVENVRIVNNHLMDNPSGIRFNATSNSNITNNYIYSSGFDGILLYYASNNVIVNNVIIESGNGIYLASSCNNNTLTDNTVLESHFGIWISSSEHNTLIENNASENYDGFYIAGYDNILSRNIALSNTNVGILIEGGRNNTFTENLATNNLEGISLRLSKNNTVNHNNASFNNEQGIIVKRSEYNMFNSNVASSNKGNGIVLDNDNYNNTLENNTALKNDDNGIFIVGSHNSTISNNTAASNALVGIHLLGSNDNYLSQNIAKLNNKDGIYIEYSSGNVLNNNSVDSNMDRGVRLADSSNNILNSNIICNNSVFGIRLSNSDNNSIYNNYFNNTNNTEIAGTSKDNSWNITKTTGPNIIDGPFLGGNYWAEPDGTGFSQTCIDANNDGFCDTQFDLSVNDTDFLPLNLNPAIDIEKHINGVDADTPIGVALRENETVTWEYIVNNTGNVILTDITVTDNKFGAICSIEKLMPGQSSVCTVTGTVEYGPHANLGTVLGNYTGIEVELLLSDEDPANYFGANPSIDVEKYTNGFDMDVDFTPGVYIGDNVNWQYVITNTGNVTLSNIVLSDDMEGIIPCPVNSLAPGESMVCEWEGVVSEYGLYHNTVNVTGDFEGLVTSDEDTGVYYGTEADDGDWQPPAVPTASPLLTAGVLGMFTILLLRRK, encoded by the coding sequence ATGGGGGTTGATATCATGATAGCAATTCGTGGAAAATTTGTAATGGCATTATTCTTATTTTTATTAATTGTAAATATTTCAGCAGCTGCAACGATAACTGTTGATGATGATCCGGGAAAAGATTATACTACAATACAGGAAGCGATTAACGCTGCAAACGACACGGATACTATACTTGTGTATCCGGGAACGTACATCGAGAATGTGATGGTTAACAGGTCGGTATCAATAACATCACAGTCCGGTAATCCTGATGATACTATTGTCGAGGCTGCGGATGGTTTTGATAATGCGTTCAATGTTACCATCGGTGATGTGTTGATCATGGGATTCAATATCACAGGAGTGGATGTCGGTCCTTCTTGCGGAGTGTATGTTTCAGATGTCGAGAACGTCAGAATAGTTAACAATCATCTTATGGATAACCCAAGCGGTATCCGCTTTAATGCGACAAGTAACAGCAATATAACGAACAATTATATTTATTCAAGTGGCTTCGACGGAATTCTGCTATATTATGCCAGCAATAATGTAATTGTAAATAATGTGATTATCGAAAGTGGTAACGGAATATATCTTGCATCATCATGTAACAACAATACCCTGACCGATAACACTGTGCTGGAAAGTCATTTCGGCATCTGGATTTCCAGTTCTGAACATAATACACTTATTGAGAACAATGCATCTGAGAATTATGATGGATTCTACATAGCTGGTTATGATAATATACTGAGCAGGAACATTGCACTCTCAAATACAAATGTTGGTATTCTGATCGAGGGTGGTAGGAATAATACCTTTACAGAAAACCTTGCAACGAATAATCTTGAAGGTATCTCTCTTCGTCTCTCTAAAAATAATACGGTAAATCATAACAATGCCAGTTTCAATAATGAACAAGGCATAATAGTGAAGAGAAGCGAATACAACATGTTTAATTCTAATGTCGCGTCATCAAACAAAGGCAATGGTATAGTTCTTGATAATGACAACTATAACAATACACTTGAGAACAATACGGCACTGAAGAATGATGATAACGGTATTTTCATTGTGGGTTCACACAACAGCACAATAAGCAACAACACTGCAGCTTCCAATGCATTGGTTGGTATTCATCTGCTTGGGTCAAATGACAACTATCTTAGCCAGAATATTGCAAAACTGAATAACAAAGATGGTATTTATATTGAGTATTCATCCGGCAATGTGCTGAACAATAATAGTGTGGATTCCAACATGGACAGAGGTGTACGTCTGGCGGATTCCAGCAACAATATCCTGAACAGTAATATCATTTGCAACAACAGTGTATTTGGTATTCGTTTGTCCAATAGTGATAACAATAGCATCTACAACAACTATTTCAACAACACGAATAACACTGAGATAGCAGGCACCAGCAAAGATAACTCCTGGAATATCACAAAGACTACCGGTCCGAATATAATAGACGGTCCTTTCCTTGGTGGAAACTACTGGGCAGAACCTGATGGAACTGGCTTCAGTCAGACCTGTATAGACGCGAACAACGATGGATTCTGTGATACACAGTTTGACCTCAGTGTAAATGATACCGATTTCCTCCCGCTGAATCTAAATCCGGCTATTGATATTGAAAAACACATAAATGGAGTGGATGCGGATACTCCTATTGGAGTAGCTCTTCGGGAGAATGAGACTGTAACATGGGAATACATAGTCAATAACACTGGTAATGTTATCCTGACAGACATCACAGTTACCGACAATAAATTCGGAGCTATATGTTCAATTGAAAAGTTAATGCCCGGCCAGAGTTCCGTATGTACTGTAACGGGAACGGTTGAGTACGGCCCCCATGCAAATCTAGGCACTGTGCTGGGAAATTATACAGGTATTGAAGTTGAATTACTGCTGAGTGATGAAGACCCTGCCAACTACTTTGGTGCGAATCCATCAATAGATGTTGAAAAGTACACCAATGGTTTTGACATGGATGTAGATTTCACTCCGGGAGTCTATATTGGAGATAATGTCAACTGGCAATATGTAATTACAAATACCGGTAACGTAACACTTTCCAACATAGTGCTGAGCGATGACATGGAAGGCATAATACCCTGTCCTGTAAATTCCCTTGCACCAGGTGAATCCATGGTCTGCGAATGGGAGGGTGTAGTATCAGAATATGGTCTGTACCACAATACTGTCAATGTAACTGGTGATTTTGAAGGCCTCGTAACAAGCGATGAAGATACCGGAGTGTATTACGGTACGGAAGCAGATGATGGTGATTGGCAACCTCCTGCAGTTCCGACTGCCAGTCCTCTGTTAACAGCAGGAGTCCTGGGAATGTTCACAATCCTTCTTCTCAGAAGAAAATAA
- a CDS encoding PEP/pyruvate-binding domain-containing protein yields MKELVISMEGINEKHREFIGSKAFSLHTLHDEGLKVPPYTCITTKAYEKYLRSSSLKGRITLELARKDIKDMRWEEMWDLSLRIRNFFLNTPIPETLEKEIRDKLDKYLTDVPVVVRSSAPGEDTGSTSFAGLHESYVNIRGLEAIIKHIRLVWASLWSDAAFLYREELGLDIKDSSMAVMIQELIAGEVSGIVFSSNPENKDQMVIEAVHGLNKGLVDGDVEPDRWILDRENSSIIQHTSPSNRERITLLKNTGTALEKPSDKISNTVPLSEREVHELYDIALVLEKRFGNPQDIEWTKKDNETYILQSRPITTTDDREKLWYLSLKRTMANLQKLRIRIENELIPEMVSDTNAMRSVKLENMDNIGLAREIMRRKELYEMWEKRYKDEFIPFAHGMRLFGQVYNDVVKPDNPYEFMDLLSSAGLLSIKRNGLLSRLAGMLRNDVSLMNNAKNNLIEGDFKDDFEEFFENYGHSGIFKSREELLKLIMEIASNPEKEMPAKKDTTDMEKHFIASFSEKDRACAEELLDVGRISYRLRDDDNIHLGRIEDQYLQSLNEAKHRVVSRSFSIDTGDILDDDELLKSLNDETYIPVKKPDVKKETLNNKEYQRQIQGQPAGEGLVTGIAHVITGNEELFNIKFGEILVCDAIDPNMTFVVPLVSGIVERRGGMLIHGAIIAREYGIPCVTGIPDATQIIRNGDEVTVDGYLGIVTIRRKSGTG; encoded by the coding sequence ATGAAGGAACTTGTCATTTCTATGGAGGGTATAAATGAAAAACACAGAGAATTTATCGGATCAAAAGCATTCTCCCTTCATACACTTCATGATGAAGGATTAAAAGTTCCTCCATATACGTGTATTACTACCAAAGCCTATGAAAAATACCTGAGATCCAGCTCACTGAAAGGGCGGATAACACTGGAGCTTGCCAGAAAAGATATCAAGGATATGCGCTGGGAAGAGATGTGGGATCTGTCCCTGAGAATCAGGAATTTCTTCCTGAACACGCCAATTCCTGAAACACTTGAAAAGGAAATAAGGGACAAGCTGGACAAATATTTGACCGATGTTCCTGTCGTAGTCAGGTCTTCCGCTCCCGGAGAGGATACAGGTAGTACATCCTTTGCAGGCCTTCACGAATCCTATGTAAATATCCGTGGCCTGGAGGCCATAATTAAACATATAAGACTTGTCTGGGCTTCCCTGTGGTCCGATGCAGCTTTTCTCTACAGGGAAGAATTAGGACTCGATATAAAAGACAGCAGTATGGCAGTGATGATCCAGGAACTTATAGCAGGTGAAGTCTCAGGTATTGTTTTCAGCAGTAATCCGGAAAATAAAGATCAGATGGTTATCGAAGCAGTCCATGGTCTTAATAAAGGACTTGTGGATGGTGATGTGGAACCTGACAGATGGATACTTGACAGGGAAAACTCATCCATTATCCAGCATACAAGCCCGTCGAACCGTGAAAGAATAACACTCCTGAAGAACACAGGTACTGCACTTGAAAAACCGTCTGATAAAATATCAAACACGGTTCCTTTAAGCGAAAGAGAAGTTCATGAGTTGTATGATATAGCTCTGGTTCTGGAGAAAAGATTTGGCAATCCCCAGGATATTGAATGGACTAAAAAGGACAATGAGACATACATTCTCCAGTCAAGACCCATAACAACCACAGATGACAGGGAAAAACTCTGGTATCTCTCCCTTAAAAGAACAATGGCTAATCTGCAAAAACTTCGCATAAGGATAGAGAATGAACTAATACCAGAAATGGTAAGTGATACCAATGCCATGAGGTCCGTAAAATTAGAAAATATGGATAATATTGGACTTGCCAGAGAGATCATGCGAAGAAAAGAACTGTATGAAATGTGGGAGAAACGATACAAAGATGAGTTCATCCCCTTCGCACATGGAATGAGACTATTTGGTCAGGTTTACAACGATGTGGTAAAACCGGATAATCCGTATGAGTTCATGGACCTTCTTTCCAGTGCCGGCCTGCTCAGCATCAAAAGGAATGGCCTGCTCAGCAGACTGGCAGGCATGCTGAGAAATGATGTTTCTCTTATGAATAATGCAAAGAACAACTTAATTGAAGGGGATTTTAAGGACGATTTTGAGGAGTTTTTTGAGAATTACGGACATTCCGGTATTTTCAAAAGCAGGGAAGAATTGTTAAAACTTATAATGGAAATCGCTTCAAACCCTGAAAAGGAAATGCCTGCTAAAAAAGACACCACTGATATGGAAAAACACTTCATTGCCTCATTTTCCGAGAAGGACAGGGCATGTGCTGAAGAATTGCTTGACGTAGGACGCATAAGTTACAGATTAAGAGATGACGATAACATTCATCTTGGCAGGATCGAAGATCAGTATCTGCAATCACTGAATGAAGCTAAACACAGGGTAGTATCAAGATCATTCAGCATTGATACAGGTGATATCCTTGATGATGATGAGCTCTTAAAATCGCTTAATGACGAGACCTATATTCCTGTAAAAAAACCGGACGTTAAAAAAGAGACTTTAAACAATAAGGAATACCAGAGGCAGATTCAGGGACAGCCTGCGGGAGAAGGACTTGTAACCGGCATCGCTCATGTGATAACAGGGAACGAGGAACTTTTCAACATAAAATTCGGAGAGATACTAGTATGCGATGCCATTGATCCTAATATGACATTCGTTGTACCTCTTGTAAGCGGAATAGTGGAACGCAGGGGTGGTATGTTGATACATGGTGCCATCATTGCAAGGGAATATGGGATTCCCTGTGTAACTGGTATACCGGATGCAACACAAATAATCAGAAACGGTGATGAGGTCACAGTGGACGGGTATCTGGGAATAGTAACCATAAGGAGAAAGTCAGGTACAGGATGA
- a CDS encoding CDGSH iron-sulfur domain-containing protein — protein MDKDNKPVIKVSKNGPLIVKNLKSLRNSKGVFIETRSTMTLCRCGGSENKPFCDGMHLKNGFSGEKKDDCIPDKVDSYEGKHITIHNNRGVCSHIGHCVFNLPSVFRKGMNPWIDPDGAEPEEIIKLIKTCPSGALSYTINGELHKEYPHDPEIFITRDGPYNIVGGIKLDDPDGSKPETQDHYALCRCSASKNKPFCDGTHLFIEFKDRKN, from the coding sequence ATGGATAAAGATAATAAACCTGTAATCAAGGTTTCAAAAAATGGACCACTTATTGTGAAAAACCTAAAATCACTCAGGAATTCAAAAGGTGTTTTCATTGAAACCCGTTCTACCATGACACTGTGCAGATGTGGGGGATCTGAAAATAAACCATTCTGCGATGGAATGCATCTGAAGAATGGATTCTCAGGAGAAAAAAAAGATGACTGTATTCCTGATAAAGTAGACAGCTACGAAGGAAAGCATATCACGATCCATAATAATAGGGGAGTATGTTCACATATCGGTCACTGTGTCTTCAATTTGCCGTCAGTATTCAGAAAGGGTATGAACCCCTGGATTGATCCTGATGGTGCAGAACCGGAAGAAATAATAAAGCTCATCAAAACCTGCCCATCAGGAGCATTAAGTTATACCATTAACGGGGAATTGCACAAGGAATATCCTCATGATCCGGAAATCTTTATCACAAGGGATGGACCTTACAACATCGTTGGTGGAATCAAGCTTGATGACCCTGATGGCTCAAAGCCTGAAACACAGGATCATTATGCCCTGTGCAGATGCAGTGCTTCCAAAAATAAACCGTTCTGTGACGGTACCCACCTATTTATTGAATTTAAAGACAGGAAGAACTGA
- a CDS encoding DUF6713 family protein translates to MSEILFWFYLINSVLLINHEIDSAYWKEWNLFKLPGGITGFLMIHIPLIFLVLYGLVLVFQQSYTGLIFSLILSLSGIFAFTAHMYFIQKGRDEFRIPISLFILSAILIVSLIQLIITLNLIINW, encoded by the coding sequence GTGTCAGAAATCTTATTCTGGTTCTATCTAATTAATTCGGTTCTGTTGATCAACCATGAAATAGACTCAGCTTATTGGAAAGAATGGAATCTCTTCAAATTGCCAGGTGGAATTACAGGATTCCTTATGATACACATCCCATTGATATTCCTTGTTCTATACGGATTGGTCCTTGTCTTTCAGCAATCTTACACAGGCTTGATATTTTCATTGATCCTGAGTCTTTCCGGGATTTTTGCCTTTACAGCACACATGTATTTTATTCAAAAAGGCAGGGATGAGTTCAGAATACCGATCTCGTTATTTATCCTGTCAGCAATTTTGATAGTATCGCTGATACAACTAATTATCACGCTCAATTTAATTATTAACTGGTAA
- a CDS encoding AraC family ligand binding domain-containing protein, producing the protein MRISKKRLPTTIESDAMVIQEAVCGNMNVGYGTYNEPTDIGPLLKGLPDDRCQSSHWGYVLKGSMVIKYKDNEEIVNAGDIYYLPPGHIAVMEAGTEIIEFSPEDEYSKTMEVVEQNL; encoded by the coding sequence ATGCGAATATCAAAGAAAAGATTACCTACGACAATCGAATCCGATGCGATGGTTATTCAGGAAGCAGTATGTGGAAACATGAATGTCGGGTATGGAACATATAACGAGCCCACTGATATTGGTCCTTTGCTTAAAGGATTGCCTGATGATCGTTGTCAGTCCTCACACTGGGGATATGTGCTGAAAGGGAGCATGGTAATAAAATATAAAGACAATGAAGAAATTGTCAATGCCGGGGACATTTATTACCTTCCGCCAGGACACATAGCTGTTATGGAAGCTGGAACCGAGATAATCGAATTCAGTCCGGAAGATGAATACAGTAAAACAATGGAAGTCGTAGAGCAAAATTTGTAA
- a CDS encoding VPXXXP-CTERM sorting domain-containing protein — MKTEQHVKIGFGALCLFFICLIGTASAITASDETVLMQGIGEDYTEGGYLDTDFGTNMMADWWYLNGHTKLVADDGEEKDLGFFVTLAHQESPLMVASDGTQLSYMLTFYGLYYDNRTALFNKADTYIPQVLLENYVGIHTPYVDYMFPDGMKSYNGSQSEGYELNYKCEDMEMNLLFFTDADKTVDQADDPLRFITYEHACGNLSGSIVIDGKKYTVQQGEGYMDHMLSMTSTEITWPMEMHGWSWSEASTDNYQTVFYGVRDIVGDGYDEYSYKHLILMEKCSGKIISEYFGDEVDVVEKNWVDENQYNRRHPLSTTLYTSDLKIDIYADNIAVFNYTTPIENGGFVDFMAHQKEGTTIRYNDRIEEGNAFWEYLVSDMGALAQPEAVPTATPMLTAGVLGMFTILLLKRKQ; from the coding sequence ATGAAAACAGAACAGCATGTGAAAATTGGTTTTGGGGCATTATGTTTGTTTTTTATATGTCTTATCGGTACAGCGTCTGCAATCACTGCATCTGATGAAACGGTTTTAATGCAGGGAATAGGAGAAGACTATACAGAAGGAGGATACCTGGATACTGACTTTGGTACAAATATGATGGCAGACTGGTGGTATTTGAATGGTCATACAAAGCTTGTGGCAGATGATGGGGAAGAAAAGGATCTTGGATTCTTTGTCACCCTGGCACATCAGGAATCACCTCTAATGGTAGCTTCTGACGGAACACAGCTCTCCTATATGCTCACATTCTACGGTCTTTATTACGACAACAGAACAGCACTTTTCAACAAAGCTGATACTTACATTCCACAAGTTCTTCTTGAAAATTATGTAGGAATACACACGCCTTATGTGGACTATATGTTTCCGGACGGGATGAAAAGTTACAATGGTTCACAATCGGAGGGGTATGAATTAAATTATAAATGTGAGGACATGGAAATGAATCTGCTGTTCTTCACTGATGCAGACAAAACTGTGGATCAGGCTGATGATCCTCTTAGATTCATCACATACGAACACGCCTGTGGAAATCTGAGTGGCTCAATAGTCATTGATGGTAAAAAGTATACAGTGCAGCAGGGTGAAGGATACATGGACCACATGCTATCAATGACAAGCACAGAAATAACATGGCCAATGGAGATGCATGGCTGGAGCTGGTCTGAAGCAAGTACGGATAACTATCAGACAGTTTTCTACGGTGTAAGGGATATAGTAGGTGACGGCTATGATGAATACTCATACAAACATCTGATATTGATGGAAAAGTGCAGTGGAAAAATTATCTCTGAATATTTCGGAGATGAGGTAGACGTTGTTGAAAAGAACTGGGTAGACGAAAATCAATACAACAGAAGACATCCACTTAGTACCACATTATATACATCTGACCTGAAGATTGATATTTATGCTGATAATATAGCTGTCTTCAATTACACGACACCTATCGAGAATGGTGGATTCGTTGATTTCATGGCCCACCAAAAAGAAGGTACAACTATCCGGTATAATGACAGGATCGAAGAAGGAAATGCTTTCTGGGAATACCTGGTAAGCGATATGGGAGCACTGGCACAGCCAGAAGCTGTGCCCACAGCAACTCCTATGCTTACAGCAGGTGTATTGGGTATGTTTACGATTCTTCTTCTCAAAAGAAAGCAATAG